One Lycium barbarum isolate Lr01 chromosome 5, ASM1917538v2, whole genome shotgun sequence genomic window carries:
- the LOC132641679 gene encoding nuclear poly(A) polymerase 1, with product MSSTAYGISEPISTGGPTELDVVRNRELEKLLADAGLYESHEEAIKREEVLGRLDQIVKTWVKNVCRAKGFNDDLVNEANAKIFTFGSYRLGVHGPGADIDTLCVGPRHAMREDFFGELHRMLEEMPEILELHPVPDAHVPVMKFKFNGVSIDLLYANVSLWVIPEDLDISQESILQNVDEQTVRSLNGCRVTDQVLHLVPNIQSFRTALRCMRLWAKRRGVYSNVTGFLGGINWALLVARICQLYPNAAPSMLVSRFFRVYSLWRWPNPVLLCPINEGSLGLAYWDPRRNFKDRQHLMPIITPAYPCMNSSYNVSTSTLRVMMEEFHRGNEICEAIEANKASWGSLFEPFPFFEAYRNYLRIDIAAESEDDMRKWKGWVESRVRLLTLKIERDTAGVLQCHPHPGEFSDKSTPFHHSYFMGLRRKQGTNPQQGEQFDIRLTVEDFKRDVYQYSFWQSNMRIHVCHVRRKDLPNFVFPGGVRPAQPAKSESRSKSLGSAKTTSPDAACSRKRKHDEVNTGFNSKESLAVSCSDASSPGETRELKRFEADIGDTLSSSGTLVDNQIEVSVKSTSPVSASGAAVTETIAVIQSAEQTGGQQSAPHGVEDLGDELELTNGVKHFDGANELQTEPPTAEQTVEAATSEEKDIIGGSSHKVLQPEGLEELEPIEPASSSSIASAAFVVPQKPLIRFNFTSLRKTTEST from the exons ATGAGTAGCACTGCATATGGAATATCTGAACCAATTTCAACTGGTGGACCAACTGAATTGGATGTTGTTAGAAACCGCGAATTGGAAAAG CTTCTTGCAGATGCAGGCTTATATGAAAGTCATGAAGAAGCCATTAAAAGGGAAGAAGTGCTAGGGAGATTAGACCAG ATTGTGAAGACGTGGGTGAAAAATGTCTGTCGTGCTAAAGGCTTCAATGACGACCTGGTCAATGAGGCAAATGCAAAAATCTTCACATTCGGTTCATATCGGCTTGGT GTGCACGGCCCTGGTGCTGATATAGACACACTATGTGTTGGACCTAGGCATGCGATGCGTGAG GACTTCTTTGGTGAGCTTCATAGAATGCTTGAAGAGATGCCTGAAATACTAGAGCTTCATCCTGTTCCTGATGCTCACGTTCCTGTTATGAAGTTCAAGTTCAATGGCGTTTCTATAGACCTTCTTTACGCGAATGTATCACTCTGGGTTATTCCTGAG GACTTGGACATCTCTCAAGAGTCCATACTACAGAATGTGGATGAGCAGACTGTTCGTAGTCTTAATGGATGCAGAGTAACAGATCAAGTTTTGCATTTAGTACCCAACATTCAG AGTTTCCGTACCGCACTGAGATGCATGAGGTTGTGGGCAAAAAGACGTGGAGTTTACTCAAAT GTTACCGGATTTCTTGGCGGTATAAATTGGGCGCTACTTGTTGCTCGGATATGCCAGCTTTATCCTAACGCAGCTCCTAGCATGTTGGTCTCTCGGTTTTTCAGAGTCTACAGTTTGTGGCGCTGGCCAAACCCAGTTTTGCTGTGTCCAATAAATGAAGGATCTCTTGGGCTTGCCTATTGGGATCCTCGGAGGAATTTCAAGGATAGGCAGCACCTAATGCCGATAATAACTCCAGCGTACCCCTGCATGAATTCTAGCTACAATGTTTCAACGAGTACCTTGCGTGTTATGATGGAAGAATTTCATAGGGGGAATGAAATTTGTGAG GCAATAGAAGCTAACAAAGCTAGCTGGGGGAGTCTATTTGAGCCTTTCCCTTTCTTTGAAGCCTATAGAAACTACTTGCGAATAGACATAGCTGCAGAAAGTGAGGATGACATGAGGAAATGGAAAGGATGGGTTGAATCTAGGGTACGCCTGCTTACTCTAAAG ATTGAGAGAGACACTGCCGGTGTTCTTCAATGCCATCCACATCCGGGTGAATTCTCAGATAAATCTACGCCATTTCACCATTCTTATTTTATGGGATTACGTAGAAAACAAGGTACTAATCCTCAACAAGGTGAACAATTTGATATAAGGTTGACAGTTGAGGATTTTAAGCGAGATGTATATCAATATTCTTTTTGGCAATCTAACATGAGGATTCATGTGTGTCATGTAAGACGAAAAGATCTTCCTAACTTTGTTTTCCCTGGAGGAGTACGTCCTGCTCAGCCTGCAAAAAGTGAAAGTCGTTCAAAATCACTTGGTTCTGCTAAGACAACATCTCCAGATGCTGCTTGTAGCAGAAAGAGAAAACATGACGAAGTTAATACAGGTTTTAACTCTAAAGAGTCCCTGGCCGTGAGTTGCAGTGATGCCAGCTCACCAGGTGAAACTAGAGAGTTGAAACGGTTTGAAGCTGATATTGGTGATACCTTGAGCAGTAGTGGTACACTTGTTGATAACCAAATTGAAGTTTCTGTCAAAAGTACATCGCCTGTGTCTGCATCAGGTGCAGCTGTAACAGAGACAATAGCAGTCATTCAATCTGCAGAACAGACTGGGGGCCAGCAAAGTGCACCTCATGGTGTAGAAGATCTTGGGGATGAACTGGAGTTGACAAATGGAGTTAAGCATTTTGATGGAGCCAATGAGCTGCAGACGGAGCCTCCGACAGCAGAGCAAACAGTTGAGGCAGCAACATCAGAGGAAAAGGACATAATTGGTGGTTCTAGCCATAAGGTCCTACAACCCGAAGGCTTGGAAGAACTTGAG CCGATTGAGCCAGCATCCTCCTCCAGCATAGCATCTGCTGCATTTGTTGTTCCTCAGAAGCCTCTCATTAG ATTTAATTTTACTTCTTTGCGGAAAACAACCGAGAGCACATGA